A DNA window from Zonotrichia albicollis isolate bZonAlb1 chromosome 2, bZonAlb1.hap1, whole genome shotgun sequence contains the following coding sequences:
- the USP16 gene encoding ubiquitin carboxyl-terminal hydrolase 16 isoform X1 — translation MGKKRIKVKTAQSDESPDILKPVCKHIRKGLDQGLVRKALQNVEWHVCQDCKADSKTQEKAEEEEETDEGTSIWLCLKCGHRGCDRNSPDQHALKHYETPRSDPHCLVLNLDNWSVWCYPCDNEVPYKTSTLLGQTVDFVRKQVGIDSSHAVQKQENKEVENKKVEKDSKNKQGKEVSLKEENSPSTANGEVTVKGLSNLGNTCFFNAVMQNLSQTPVLRELLKEAKIPGTTIKIESPELCMEPQLIKLDQPGPLTLAMHQFVTEMQETKKGVVTPKELFAQVCKKAIRFKGYQQQDSHELLRYLLDGMRAEEIQQISIGILKALSDSSKQNEEELKKKIKEYEKKKGIQSFVDRIFGGELTSTIMCEECRTVSLVHESFLDLSLPVLDVQKGKITKRDNVKKNKEKESEDEEDKISDHYLKQKYEPHGTSKHLQKKMKKQAKKKAKSQRRQEKLQGKVLHLTYLCTTEQPETDVKYNQESDTEMSSKTLDKKQGEESSHDCKDCCLTQKDLSIQGNSRELQSRHENAGKPEQEWEENESLVDLSMEGLDSPVKFVNGLDNLSLEEEDDDNEDEEELTMDFLKLHLSASDTSDTNTLDGLQPVPNKTCEVSTDDPEMAFCTLANREELNPEEDSVHHCLYQFTRNEALTETNKLLCDVCTQRHCGPKNNISEKKCVYTNAKKQMLISLAPPILTLHLKRFQQAGFNLQKVNRHIKFPEVIDLAPFCTAKCKNVAEGNTKVLYSLYGVVEHSGTMRSGHYTAYVKMRAMNSHLSDLVLRGQSQASETEPVKGQWFHISDTHVQPVSVSKVLSSQAYLLFYERLL, via the exons ATGGGCAAGAAACGCATCAAAGTCAAAACTGCACAGTCTGATGAGTCTCCAGATATACTGA AACCTGTGTGCAAGCATATTCGTAAAGGACTGGACCAAGGCCTTGTGAGAAAGGCACTGCAGAATGTGGAATGGCATGTTTGTCAGGACTGCAAGGCAGACAGTAAGACACAAGAgaaggctgaggaggaggaggagactgaTGAAGGCACTTCAATATGGTTATGCCTAAAATGTGGCCATAGG GGCTGTGACAGAAATTCTCCTGACCAGCATGCTTTAAAGCATTATGAAACACCAAGATCAGATCCCCACTGTTTGGTTCTCAATTTGGACAACTGGAGTGTGTG GTGCTACCCATGTGATAATGAAGTTCCATATAAAACTTCAACCCTTTTGGGCCAGACTGTGGATTTTGTTAGAAAACAAGTTGGTATTGACTCATCACATGCAG tcCAAAAACAAGAGAACAAAGaagttgaaaataaaaaagtagaaaaagacagcaaaaataaacaaggaaaagaagtttcacttaaagaagaaaattctcCTTCAACTGCTAATGGAGAAGTCACTGTGAAAGGACTTAGTAACTTGGGGAATACATGTTTCTTTAATGCAGTGATGCAG AATTTATCACAAACTCCagtcctgagggagctgcttAAAGAAGCTAAAATACCTGGCACAACGATTAAAATTGAGTCACCTGAGCTATGCATG GAACCTCAGCTAATAAAACTAGATCAGCCAGGTCCTTTAACACTAGCCATGCATCAGTTTGTGACAGAAATGCAAGAGACAAAAAAAGGGGTAGTGACTCCTAAGGAACTTTTTGCTCAGGTTTGTAAAAA AGCAATACGATTCAAAGGTTATCAGCAGCAAGACAGTCATGAACTGCTTCGTTACTTACTTGATGGAATGAGAGCAGAAGAAATCCAG CAAATAAGCATTGGAATTCTAAAGGCACTGAGTGACTCTAGCAAACAAAATGAAGAAGAACTTAAAAAGAAGATTAAAG aatatgaaaagaaaaagggaatacAAAGTTTTGTAGATCGAATCTTCGGTGGAGAATTAACCAGCACAATTATGTGTGAGGAATGCAGAACT GTGTCCTTGGTCCATGAGTCTTTCCTTGATTTGTCACTTCCTGTACTAGATGTTCAG AAAGGGAAAATTACAAAGAGAGACAAcgttaaaaaaaacaaagaaaaggaatCTGAAGATGAAGAGGATAAAATCAGTGACCATTACCTTAAGCAGAAATATGAGCCCCATGGTACAAGTAAGcaccttcagaaaaaaatgaagaaacaggccaaaaaaaaagccaag AGCCAACGCCGGCAGGAAAAACTTCAAGGAAAGGTGCTTCACTTGACATATCTCTGCACAACTGAACAGCCAGAGACAGATGTCAAGTACAACCAAGAATCAGATACTGAAATGAGCTCCAAAACTCTTGATAAGAAGCAAGGAGAGGAATCATCACATGATTGCAAAGATTGCTGCTTAACTCAGAAAGACTTGAGTATACAGGGAAATAGTAGAGAACTTCAGAGCAGGCATGAAAATGCAGGAAAGCCAGAACAAGAGTGGGAAGAAAACGAGTCACTCGTGGATCTCTCTATGGAAGGCTTAGATTCTCCTGTGAAGTTTGTCAATGGCCTTGACAACCTGTCtttggaagaggaggatgatgaCAATGAAGATGAGGAAGAGCTTACTATGGACTTTTTAAAACTCCACTTGAGTGCCAGTGACACAAGTGACACAAATACCTTAGATGGCCTTCAGCCTGTTCCTAACAAGACGTGCGAAGTATCTACAGATGACCCCGAAATGGCATTTTGTACTCTGGCAAACAGGGAAGAGCTAAACCCTGAGGAAGATTCAGTCCATCATTGTTTGTATCAGTTTACCCGTAATGAAGCACTTACCGAGACCAATAAACTACTGTGTGATGTGTGTACACAAAGGCATTGTGGACCAAAGAACAACATAA gtgaaaAGAAATGTGTTTATACTAATGCCAAAAAACAGATGCTCATCTCTTTAGCTCCTCCAATTTTAACCCTTCACTTAAAGAGGTTTCAGCAG GCTGGATTTAATCTGCAGAAGGTTAACAGGCATATCAAGTTCCCAGAAGTGATAGACTTGGCTCCTTTCTGTACAGCTAAATGTAAA AATGTGGCTGAAGGGAATACAAAGGTCTTGTACTCTCTCTATGGAGTTGTCGAACACAGCGGAACAATGAGGTCTGGGCACTACACTGCCTATGTTAAAATGAGAGCTATGAATAGCCACCTCTCTGATCTTGTTCTTAGAGGACAATCTCAAG CTTCAGAAACTGAGCCAGTCAAGGGTCAGTGGTTCCACATCAGCGATACCCACGTACAACCTGTCTCTGTGTCCAAAGTGCTGAGCTCCCAAGCCTATCTTCTGTTCTATGAGAGGCTGCTGTAA
- the USP16 gene encoding ubiquitin carboxyl-terminal hydrolase 16 isoform X4: protein MWNGMFVRTARQTGCDRNSPDQHALKHYETPRSDPHCLVLNLDNWSVWCYPCDNEVPYKTSTLLGQTVDFVRKQVGIDSSHAVQKQENKEVENKKVEKDSKNKQGKEVSLKEENSPSTANGEVTVKGLSNLGNTCFFNAVMQNLSQTPVLRELLKEAKIPGTTIKIESPELCMEPQLIKLDQPGPLTLAMHQFVTEMQETKKGVVTPKELFAQVCKKAIRFKGYQQQDSHELLRYLLDGMRAEEIQQISIGILKALSDSSKQNEEELKKKIKEYEKKKGIQSFVDRIFGGELTSTIMCEECRTVSLVHESFLDLSLPVLDVQKGKITKRDNVKKNKEKESEDEEDKISDHYLKQKYEPHGTSKHLQKKMKKQAKKKAKSQRRQEKLQGKVLHLTYLCTTEQPETDVKYNQESDTEMSSKTLDKKQGEESSHDCKDCCLTQKDLSIQGNSRELQSRHENAGKPEQEWEENESLVDLSMEGLDSPVKFVNGLDNLSLEEEDDDNEDEEELTMDFLKLHLSASDTSDTNTLDGLQPVPNKTCEVSTDDPEMAFCTLANREELNPEEDSVHHCLYQFTRNEALTETNKLLCDVCTQRHCGPKNNISEKKCVYTNAKKQMLISLAPPILTLHLKRFQQAGFNLQKVNRHIKFPEVIDLAPFCTAKCKNVAEGNTKVLYSLYGVVEHSGTMRSGHYTAYVKMRAMNSHLSDLVLRGQSQASETEPVKGQWFHISDTHVQPVSVSKVLSSQAYLLFYERLL from the exons ATGTGGAATGGCATGTTTGTCAGGACTGCAAGGCAGACA GGCTGTGACAGAAATTCTCCTGACCAGCATGCTTTAAAGCATTATGAAACACCAAGATCAGATCCCCACTGTTTGGTTCTCAATTTGGACAACTGGAGTGTGTG GTGCTACCCATGTGATAATGAAGTTCCATATAAAACTTCAACCCTTTTGGGCCAGACTGTGGATTTTGTTAGAAAACAAGTTGGTATTGACTCATCACATGCAG tcCAAAAACAAGAGAACAAAGaagttgaaaataaaaaagtagaaaaagacagcaaaaataaacaaggaaaagaagtttcacttaaagaagaaaattctcCTTCAACTGCTAATGGAGAAGTCACTGTGAAAGGACTTAGTAACTTGGGGAATACATGTTTCTTTAATGCAGTGATGCAG AATTTATCACAAACTCCagtcctgagggagctgcttAAAGAAGCTAAAATACCTGGCACAACGATTAAAATTGAGTCACCTGAGCTATGCATG GAACCTCAGCTAATAAAACTAGATCAGCCAGGTCCTTTAACACTAGCCATGCATCAGTTTGTGACAGAAATGCAAGAGACAAAAAAAGGGGTAGTGACTCCTAAGGAACTTTTTGCTCAGGTTTGTAAAAA AGCAATACGATTCAAAGGTTATCAGCAGCAAGACAGTCATGAACTGCTTCGTTACTTACTTGATGGAATGAGAGCAGAAGAAATCCAG CAAATAAGCATTGGAATTCTAAAGGCACTGAGTGACTCTAGCAAACAAAATGAAGAAGAACTTAAAAAGAAGATTAAAG aatatgaaaagaaaaagggaatacAAAGTTTTGTAGATCGAATCTTCGGTGGAGAATTAACCAGCACAATTATGTGTGAGGAATGCAGAACT GTGTCCTTGGTCCATGAGTCTTTCCTTGATTTGTCACTTCCTGTACTAGATGTTCAG AAAGGGAAAATTACAAAGAGAGACAAcgttaaaaaaaacaaagaaaaggaatCTGAAGATGAAGAGGATAAAATCAGTGACCATTACCTTAAGCAGAAATATGAGCCCCATGGTACAAGTAAGcaccttcagaaaaaaatgaagaaacaggccaaaaaaaaagccaag AGCCAACGCCGGCAGGAAAAACTTCAAGGAAAGGTGCTTCACTTGACATATCTCTGCACAACTGAACAGCCAGAGACAGATGTCAAGTACAACCAAGAATCAGATACTGAAATGAGCTCCAAAACTCTTGATAAGAAGCAAGGAGAGGAATCATCACATGATTGCAAAGATTGCTGCTTAACTCAGAAAGACTTGAGTATACAGGGAAATAGTAGAGAACTTCAGAGCAGGCATGAAAATGCAGGAAAGCCAGAACAAGAGTGGGAAGAAAACGAGTCACTCGTGGATCTCTCTATGGAAGGCTTAGATTCTCCTGTGAAGTTTGTCAATGGCCTTGACAACCTGTCtttggaagaggaggatgatgaCAATGAAGATGAGGAAGAGCTTACTATGGACTTTTTAAAACTCCACTTGAGTGCCAGTGACACAAGTGACACAAATACCTTAGATGGCCTTCAGCCTGTTCCTAACAAGACGTGCGAAGTATCTACAGATGACCCCGAAATGGCATTTTGTACTCTGGCAAACAGGGAAGAGCTAAACCCTGAGGAAGATTCAGTCCATCATTGTTTGTATCAGTTTACCCGTAATGAAGCACTTACCGAGACCAATAAACTACTGTGTGATGTGTGTACACAAAGGCATTGTGGACCAAAGAACAACATAA gtgaaaAGAAATGTGTTTATACTAATGCCAAAAAACAGATGCTCATCTCTTTAGCTCCTCCAATTTTAACCCTTCACTTAAAGAGGTTTCAGCAG GCTGGATTTAATCTGCAGAAGGTTAACAGGCATATCAAGTTCCCAGAAGTGATAGACTTGGCTCCTTTCTGTACAGCTAAATGTAAA AATGTGGCTGAAGGGAATACAAAGGTCTTGTACTCTCTCTATGGAGTTGTCGAACACAGCGGAACAATGAGGTCTGGGCACTACACTGCCTATGTTAAAATGAGAGCTATGAATAGCCACCTCTCTGATCTTGTTCTTAGAGGACAATCTCAAG CTTCAGAAACTGAGCCAGTCAAGGGTCAGTGGTTCCACATCAGCGATACCCACGTACAACCTGTCTCTGTGTCCAAAGTGCTGAGCTCCCAAGCCTATCTTCTGTTCTATGAGAGGCTGCTGTAA
- the USP16 gene encoding ubiquitin carboxyl-terminal hydrolase 16 isoform X5: MGKKRIKVKTAQSDESPDILKPVCKHIRKGLDQGLVRKALQNVEWHVCQDCKADSKTQEKAEEEEETDEGTSIWLCLKCGHRGCDRNSPDQHALKHYETPRSDPHCLVLNLDNWSVWCYPCDNEVPYKTSTLLGQTVDFVRKQVGIDSSHAVQKQENKEVENKKVEKDSKNKQGKEVSLKEENSPSTANGEVTVKGLSNLGNTCFFNAVMQNLSQTPVLRELLKEAKIPGTTIKIESPELCMEPQLIKLDQPGPLTLAMHQFVTEMQETKKGVVTPKELFAQVCKKAIRFKGYQQQDSHELLRYLLDGMRAEEIQQISIGILKALSDSSKQNEEELKKKIKEYEKKKGIQSFVDRIFGGELTSTIMCEECRTSQRRQEKLQGKVLHLTYLCTTEQPETDVKYNQESDTEMSSKTLDKKQGEESSHDCKDCCLTQKDLSIQGNSRELQSRHENAGKPEQEWEENESLVDLSMEGLDSPVKFVNGLDNLSLEEEDDDNEDEEELTMDFLKLHLSASDTSDTNTLDGLQPVPNKTCEVSTDDPEMAFCTLANREELNPEEDSVHHCLYQFTRNEALTETNKLLCDVCTQRHCGPKNNISEKKCVYTNAKKQMLISLAPPILTLHLKRFQQAGFNLQKVNRHIKFPEVIDLAPFCTAKCKNVAEGNTKVLYSLYGVVEHSGTMRSGHYTAYVKMRAMNSHLSDLVLRGQSQASETEPVKGQWFHISDTHVQPVSVSKVLSSQAYLLFYERLL; encoded by the exons ATGGGCAAGAAACGCATCAAAGTCAAAACTGCACAGTCTGATGAGTCTCCAGATATACTGA AACCTGTGTGCAAGCATATTCGTAAAGGACTGGACCAAGGCCTTGTGAGAAAGGCACTGCAGAATGTGGAATGGCATGTTTGTCAGGACTGCAAGGCAGACAGTAAGACACAAGAgaaggctgaggaggaggaggagactgaTGAAGGCACTTCAATATGGTTATGCCTAAAATGTGGCCATAGG GGCTGTGACAGAAATTCTCCTGACCAGCATGCTTTAAAGCATTATGAAACACCAAGATCAGATCCCCACTGTTTGGTTCTCAATTTGGACAACTGGAGTGTGTG GTGCTACCCATGTGATAATGAAGTTCCATATAAAACTTCAACCCTTTTGGGCCAGACTGTGGATTTTGTTAGAAAACAAGTTGGTATTGACTCATCACATGCAG tcCAAAAACAAGAGAACAAAGaagttgaaaataaaaaagtagaaaaagacagcaaaaataaacaaggaaaagaagtttcacttaaagaagaaaattctcCTTCAACTGCTAATGGAGAAGTCACTGTGAAAGGACTTAGTAACTTGGGGAATACATGTTTCTTTAATGCAGTGATGCAG AATTTATCACAAACTCCagtcctgagggagctgcttAAAGAAGCTAAAATACCTGGCACAACGATTAAAATTGAGTCACCTGAGCTATGCATG GAACCTCAGCTAATAAAACTAGATCAGCCAGGTCCTTTAACACTAGCCATGCATCAGTTTGTGACAGAAATGCAAGAGACAAAAAAAGGGGTAGTGACTCCTAAGGAACTTTTTGCTCAGGTTTGTAAAAA AGCAATACGATTCAAAGGTTATCAGCAGCAAGACAGTCATGAACTGCTTCGTTACTTACTTGATGGAATGAGAGCAGAAGAAATCCAG CAAATAAGCATTGGAATTCTAAAGGCACTGAGTGACTCTAGCAAACAAAATGAAGAAGAACTTAAAAAGAAGATTAAAG aatatgaaaagaaaaagggaatacAAAGTTTTGTAGATCGAATCTTCGGTGGAGAATTAACCAGCACAATTATGTGTGAGGAATGCAGAACT AGCCAACGCCGGCAGGAAAAACTTCAAGGAAAGGTGCTTCACTTGACATATCTCTGCACAACTGAACAGCCAGAGACAGATGTCAAGTACAACCAAGAATCAGATACTGAAATGAGCTCCAAAACTCTTGATAAGAAGCAAGGAGAGGAATCATCACATGATTGCAAAGATTGCTGCTTAACTCAGAAAGACTTGAGTATACAGGGAAATAGTAGAGAACTTCAGAGCAGGCATGAAAATGCAGGAAAGCCAGAACAAGAGTGGGAAGAAAACGAGTCACTCGTGGATCTCTCTATGGAAGGCTTAGATTCTCCTGTGAAGTTTGTCAATGGCCTTGACAACCTGTCtttggaagaggaggatgatgaCAATGAAGATGAGGAAGAGCTTACTATGGACTTTTTAAAACTCCACTTGAGTGCCAGTGACACAAGTGACACAAATACCTTAGATGGCCTTCAGCCTGTTCCTAACAAGACGTGCGAAGTATCTACAGATGACCCCGAAATGGCATTTTGTACTCTGGCAAACAGGGAAGAGCTAAACCCTGAGGAAGATTCAGTCCATCATTGTTTGTATCAGTTTACCCGTAATGAAGCACTTACCGAGACCAATAAACTACTGTGTGATGTGTGTACACAAAGGCATTGTGGACCAAAGAACAACATAA gtgaaaAGAAATGTGTTTATACTAATGCCAAAAAACAGATGCTCATCTCTTTAGCTCCTCCAATTTTAACCCTTCACTTAAAGAGGTTTCAGCAG GCTGGATTTAATCTGCAGAAGGTTAACAGGCATATCAAGTTCCCAGAAGTGATAGACTTGGCTCCTTTCTGTACAGCTAAATGTAAA AATGTGGCTGAAGGGAATACAAAGGTCTTGTACTCTCTCTATGGAGTTGTCGAACACAGCGGAACAATGAGGTCTGGGCACTACACTGCCTATGTTAAAATGAGAGCTATGAATAGCCACCTCTCTGATCTTGTTCTTAGAGGACAATCTCAAG CTTCAGAAACTGAGCCAGTCAAGGGTCAGTGGTTCCACATCAGCGATACCCACGTACAACCTGTCTCTGTGTCCAAAGTGCTGAGCTCCCAAGCCTATCTTCTGTTCTATGAGAGGCTGCTGTAA
- the USP16 gene encoding ubiquitin carboxyl-terminal hydrolase 16 isoform X3, with protein sequence MGKKRIKVKTAQSDESPDILKPVCKHIRKGLDQGLVRKALQNVEWHVCQDCKADSKTQEKAEEEEETDEGTSIWLCLKCGHRGCDRNSPDQHALKHYETPRSDPHCLVLNLDNWSVWCYPCDNEVPYKTSTLLGQTVDFVRKQVGIDSSHAVQKQENKEVENKKVEKDSKNKQGKEVSLKEENSPSTANGEVTVKGLSNLGNTCFFNAVMQNLSQTPVLRELLKEAKIPGTTIKIESPELCMEPQLIKLDQPGPLTLAMHQFVTEMQETKKGVVTPKELFAQVCKKAIRFKGYQQQDSHELLRYLLDGMRAEEIQQISIGILKALSDSSKQNEEELKKKIKEYEKKKGIQSFVDRIFGGELTSTIMCEECRTVSLVHESFLDLSLPVLDVQSQRRQEKLQGKVLHLTYLCTTEQPETDVKYNQESDTEMSSKTLDKKQGEESSHDCKDCCLTQKDLSIQGNSRELQSRHENAGKPEQEWEENESLVDLSMEGLDSPVKFVNGLDNLSLEEEDDDNEDEEELTMDFLKLHLSASDTSDTNTLDGLQPVPNKTCEVSTDDPEMAFCTLANREELNPEEDSVHHCLYQFTRNEALTETNKLLCDVCTQRHCGPKNNISEKKCVYTNAKKQMLISLAPPILTLHLKRFQQAGFNLQKVNRHIKFPEVIDLAPFCTAKCKNVAEGNTKVLYSLYGVVEHSGTMRSGHYTAYVKMRAMNSHLSDLVLRGQSQASETEPVKGQWFHISDTHVQPVSVSKVLSSQAYLLFYERLL encoded by the exons ATGGGCAAGAAACGCATCAAAGTCAAAACTGCACAGTCTGATGAGTCTCCAGATATACTGA AACCTGTGTGCAAGCATATTCGTAAAGGACTGGACCAAGGCCTTGTGAGAAAGGCACTGCAGAATGTGGAATGGCATGTTTGTCAGGACTGCAAGGCAGACAGTAAGACACAAGAgaaggctgaggaggaggaggagactgaTGAAGGCACTTCAATATGGTTATGCCTAAAATGTGGCCATAGG GGCTGTGACAGAAATTCTCCTGACCAGCATGCTTTAAAGCATTATGAAACACCAAGATCAGATCCCCACTGTTTGGTTCTCAATTTGGACAACTGGAGTGTGTG GTGCTACCCATGTGATAATGAAGTTCCATATAAAACTTCAACCCTTTTGGGCCAGACTGTGGATTTTGTTAGAAAACAAGTTGGTATTGACTCATCACATGCAG tcCAAAAACAAGAGAACAAAGaagttgaaaataaaaaagtagaaaaagacagcaaaaataaacaaggaaaagaagtttcacttaaagaagaaaattctcCTTCAACTGCTAATGGAGAAGTCACTGTGAAAGGACTTAGTAACTTGGGGAATACATGTTTCTTTAATGCAGTGATGCAG AATTTATCACAAACTCCagtcctgagggagctgcttAAAGAAGCTAAAATACCTGGCACAACGATTAAAATTGAGTCACCTGAGCTATGCATG GAACCTCAGCTAATAAAACTAGATCAGCCAGGTCCTTTAACACTAGCCATGCATCAGTTTGTGACAGAAATGCAAGAGACAAAAAAAGGGGTAGTGACTCCTAAGGAACTTTTTGCTCAGGTTTGTAAAAA AGCAATACGATTCAAAGGTTATCAGCAGCAAGACAGTCATGAACTGCTTCGTTACTTACTTGATGGAATGAGAGCAGAAGAAATCCAG CAAATAAGCATTGGAATTCTAAAGGCACTGAGTGACTCTAGCAAACAAAATGAAGAAGAACTTAAAAAGAAGATTAAAG aatatgaaaagaaaaagggaatacAAAGTTTTGTAGATCGAATCTTCGGTGGAGAATTAACCAGCACAATTATGTGTGAGGAATGCAGAACT GTGTCCTTGGTCCATGAGTCTTTCCTTGATTTGTCACTTCCTGTACTAGATGTTCAG AGCCAACGCCGGCAGGAAAAACTTCAAGGAAAGGTGCTTCACTTGACATATCTCTGCACAACTGAACAGCCAGAGACAGATGTCAAGTACAACCAAGAATCAGATACTGAAATGAGCTCCAAAACTCTTGATAAGAAGCAAGGAGAGGAATCATCACATGATTGCAAAGATTGCTGCTTAACTCAGAAAGACTTGAGTATACAGGGAAATAGTAGAGAACTTCAGAGCAGGCATGAAAATGCAGGAAAGCCAGAACAAGAGTGGGAAGAAAACGAGTCACTCGTGGATCTCTCTATGGAAGGCTTAGATTCTCCTGTGAAGTTTGTCAATGGCCTTGACAACCTGTCtttggaagaggaggatgatgaCAATGAAGATGAGGAAGAGCTTACTATGGACTTTTTAAAACTCCACTTGAGTGCCAGTGACACAAGTGACACAAATACCTTAGATGGCCTTCAGCCTGTTCCTAACAAGACGTGCGAAGTATCTACAGATGACCCCGAAATGGCATTTTGTACTCTGGCAAACAGGGAAGAGCTAAACCCTGAGGAAGATTCAGTCCATCATTGTTTGTATCAGTTTACCCGTAATGAAGCACTTACCGAGACCAATAAACTACTGTGTGATGTGTGTACACAAAGGCATTGTGGACCAAAGAACAACATAA gtgaaaAGAAATGTGTTTATACTAATGCCAAAAAACAGATGCTCATCTCTTTAGCTCCTCCAATTTTAACCCTTCACTTAAAGAGGTTTCAGCAG GCTGGATTTAATCTGCAGAAGGTTAACAGGCATATCAAGTTCCCAGAAGTGATAGACTTGGCTCCTTTCTGTACAGCTAAATGTAAA AATGTGGCTGAAGGGAATACAAAGGTCTTGTACTCTCTCTATGGAGTTGTCGAACACAGCGGAACAATGAGGTCTGGGCACTACACTGCCTATGTTAAAATGAGAGCTATGAATAGCCACCTCTCTGATCTTGTTCTTAGAGGACAATCTCAAG CTTCAGAAACTGAGCCAGTCAAGGGTCAGTGGTTCCACATCAGCGATACCCACGTACAACCTGTCTCTGTGTCCAAAGTGCTGAGCTCCCAAGCCTATCTTCTGTTCTATGAGAGGCTGCTGTAA